Within Takifugu flavidus isolate HTHZ2018 chromosome 12, ASM371156v2, whole genome shotgun sequence, the genomic segment TCTTTAGCTTTGCTAGAAAAGTTTCTCCTTTCAGTGAATCACCTCGAGGCTTTTGTGCGAACGAACGAGCGCGAACACATCTGGGAGGCTCCCGACAACAAATCCGCTTCCCTCCAGCAGCACAAACTTGATGTTCTTAAGTTGACTTAGCTTCTAGTCGACACACTTCTCATCTGCCTTGGTTTTCTGCCCCTCGCCTGTTGCCGTGGTAACTAGCAGAGGGGGAGCTGAGgctgaaaggagggagggagggaggagagatgtgagaggagaaagagggtaGTTGTGGTTAGGTTTGTGGGTAAAGGAACCGTGGCTGCCGTTCTTTATCCTCCctttgcttctcttccttcttttccCACCAAATTCTTGATTTCTCAGCTCTTTCCGCCTCCGGTGCTGCCGGAGTTCCGCCTCCATGTTGAACGGCCTCGCTAtggaacaacagttccctcacCCTTAAGACTCACAACTCAGCTCAGATCCAAAGCAATGACGAGAGGATGGCGTTGAACACGAAGGCAAATATCTCATCATTTCAGGACGACTGCGCTCGATGACGCTTCAGTTGGGACGTGCACACTGCTCCGAATGTGCGCTTGCATACGCACAGTTGCTACTGGAGTCCCCTCTGCAGATGCAAAAATACGATCCTGTGCATGTTTAATTCATGGAAATGATCTGCAGCGCCGGTTTGGATGAGAGACACCCCTCGGTGTTACATGTCTaatgtcagagagagagattaaGCAGGTTGGGACAAAGAATTAGCAGGTAGAGGAGGCGCCGTGTTGGGCTTTTCCTTTTTATGGTTGGCATCATGCTTCTAATcatctaataataataagattTTAATAAGATTTCAATAATCATCATTGCTCCCTGTATGGCGACAAAGCGCTACATGCTAACACGTAGACAAGCTTTGAGTGTAGCCCAGCGTGCAGATATACAGGATTCACCATCTGTGACGCACCTGTGGACATGGCTGCCATTATTAACATTCAAACCAGATTTAGGAAACTGCATCTCTAACACCGTTAACTCGGCTTATTACATGTAGTAACAATACTTATATACATAAAGAGACATTCTGAAGAAAACAAGACGCACAATATGGGCCTTTTCTTCCCTGGTGGGTGTATGTGGGTGTTGGCATCCAAAAAAGGGCGAGAGGAGGAGCACCTGATCACAtctggaaagagagaaaagaaggctAAAGTcaggtgggggggttggtgtgTTGTACAATAATCTAAAGCTATTtggacattaaaaaaagaccttAATGCAAGAATCCTCCCATGGCAGATTACTGCAGTGGGTTTGCGTGTGGAAACTATTATATAATTCATTCTCTAtgatgagcccccccccccccattgctgcccccccccccccccccatactggCAGGTTTCACTTTTAATTTAAACGGACGTCCAAGACGCCCTTTTTTTTGGGTGACTTTATAATCTTTTTATCCCTGTCTGGAACTAATTCATCCTCAACAGCAATTTGTCACTTCCCCCGTCAGTGTAACAGTCTCGTGCACTCGTGCGCTCGTGCGCTCGCGGCCTGAAGTTGGCTGGATGGGTGTGagcgtgcgcgtgcatgtggGCTGAATTTCTGTGCCCAAATTTACAGCACTGCTTTCTCTTCTTTGCTCCCTAAGCTCTTTAATAGAGTCACTGCGAGGTCAAaagcatttttattcatttcccctcccccttccctccccagtGGCCAGCGGACCACAGGTGggagtattttattttttattctggTGGTCATCACAGATGAGACGTGCATGTGAGCCGCACGCGTCAGACTCCGGGAGGGATTAACTGCTGCCCTTCGACTCCACATCTGTGCCACACGAGGCCGGTAAAGCCCCTGTGTGATTGGTAGATTACCCCTCCCACAGCCAAATTCCATCTAATGATTATCCGGCGATGCTGGGGGTGCGGTGCCAGGGGCCTTCCTCCGGAGCCTTCCTCCGGAGCCTTCCTCCGGAGCCTTCCTCCGGAGCCCCTGCCCTGTTAACATGGCCGAGAGATAAAGAACTTTGAGGCTGCTccggtgctgctggaggtgagagGTGGGTTTTAACCTACAAATCCCAAATTATCTGGTCGAGTTTCATGTCCAGAAGGAAGAAAATGCTGAAACGTGACAATTCCTACTAAACGGGAGGATTGTTTGCTTTAGTCACATCCCGATCTACAGGCCTGCGGGGATTATGGGATGGTTTCCTTTGCTCCTGCATTCCACCGCTGATGAAGCAGGAAAGTTCTGAATAATgtggatgtttgttttaaaaagcaagTCTTGAATATTAGttaataaaagcagctttatttcCAGCCTCGGGCGGCCACGTCGCCTGTGCAGCGAGCAGAAATCTCATTTTAGAGTCAAATTAAATGCGTTCTCATATTCTTTTATGACAAGTAATGCACGATAATATGCGCAAGGCTGGCAATGCTCCTGCTTTTATTTACTAAATGAAGACAAATCGCCTGAGTGGCTTAAATGTGGCGGTGTGTGTTTATACAGAAAATATCCAGGCTCAAGTTAAATTAGAATGTCTAATTGTTTCTGCGTATCAACAGGAATTAATCACGCCTCCTGCAACGACCCACGGCCCGTGATGAGGTCAGGTTTTAGGGGGCGGTTGTAACGAGGTGTTATTCTGCACTCAAGCACCACACAGTGATTTAAGAGATTTTAATCAGTTTAAAGGTGACAATTAGCAGGAGTCAATCCTGAACCAGGAGTTGGCGAGAGCTCCTTCACATGTGCGACGCTGACCTCGTGAGGCGGCGACCGATTGTTGGAGCAACAGTGATGATCAGGCGTGTTTGTGGTCTTTGTTTAGAAGATCAACAACACTGTGGGAAGGGCCCACTTGGCTTGGATCTGAAATTTTAatgagggatgaataaagtaagaAAGGAACAAAGAGAGAGACGTCAGCCAGAACGGAACcgaggaaggtgtgtgtgtaacagtcTGAAACCCACACACGCGGAAAATGTGCACATCTGCCGACTCATCGTTTTGAAGTTGTTTACGGATCCACGCTGAGCAGCGGAATAGGACTAATTTCAGGAGTTTTCTTTGTCTCAACACACCCACATAAAAATAGCACCAACTTGACAAACAAGGTTCACTGAAGGCCCTTGaaactctgtctgtgtgtgtgtgtgtgtgtgtgtgtgtgtgtgtgtgtgtgtgtgtgtgtgtgtgtgtgtgtgagagaactaAAGAAAGGAAATGCAAAGTGGTTAAATCACATGAAATATGTAACGTAATAAAAAGCTGAGCTGAGATAAACACAGGTTGATGCTGGAACAGCGCTAACGCTAGTTAGCAACAGCGCCACTCGTTTCCCTTCACCTCCACCGACAGTCCTAGTTCCCGTGTGATGTGGTTGGCATGGTAACTGGGCTCGATCATATACCAAAATAATGTCCTacctgcaaacacagacactCTTCCGAAGCTCGACTCCATCCTCACTCTGAATGATGAACGTGATTGGAATTACGGCTCGTTAACAGGAAAAACAGGGACGCTGACAGTGACATCATCGCTCTTCATCACCGCTCCCTCATCATCAGTGATGAAACCGTAGCTACCCCTCCACCCAGACCTCATGCAGGATTCCCTGAACCCTTTTCTATAAACCTTTCCTGATCTTCCGAACTTTGAATTCCAAACATCCGTTTATTTATCTCTGTCTCCCCGACAGGATCCTGCTGACAGTGGTGGTGATCTTCCGGATCCTGATCGTGGCCATCGTCGGGGAAACGGTGTACGAGGACGAGCAGACCATGTTCATCTGTAACACCCTGCAGCCGGGCTGCAACCAGGCCTGCTACGACAAAGCGTTCCCCATCTCCCACATCCGCTACTGGGTCTTCCAGATCATCCTGGTGTGCACCCCCAGTCTCTGCTTCATCACTTACTCAGTCCACCAGTCAGCCAAGCAGAAGGACCGTCGGTACTCCTTCCTCTATCCCATCATGGAGAGGGACTACGGGGGGAGGGACGGCACGCGGAAGCTCCGCAACATCAATGGGATTCTAGTTCAACACGGCGGCGAtggtggaggagggaaggaagaacCAGACTGTCTGGAGGTGAAGGAGATCCCCAACGCCCCGCGGGGCCTCACTCATGGCAAGAGCTCCAAGGTCCGGCGCCAAGAAGGGATCTCCCGCTTCTACGTCATTCAAGTGGTTTTCCGGAACGCTCTGGAGATCGGATTCCTGGCAGGCCAATACTTCCTCTACGGCTTCAGCGTGCCTGGGATTTTCGAATGTGACCGCTACCCGTGTCTGAAGGAGGTGGAGTGCTACGTGTCCCGGCCCACCGAGAAAACCGTGTTCCTGGTGTTCATGTTCGCGGTGAGCGGCATCTGCGTGGTGCTCAACCTGGCGGAGCTCAACCATCTGGGGTGGCGCAAGATAAAGGCCGCCATCAGGGGGGTCCAGGCCCGCAGGAAGTCCATCTGCGAAATCCGGAAGAAGGACATGGCTCATCTCTCCCAGCCCCCCAACCTGGGACGCACGCAGTCTAGTGAGTCGGCCTacgtgtgaggaggaggaggaggaggaggggaggaggggttcATTATGAGTTTAATTAATGAAGATGGTGGGGAGGTCAGTGAGTCCGTCCCTCGGAATGTAAGTCACAAACTTCTGACTCtaaatgaaagaggaagagaaaaaaagaacattaaaaGGAAGAGAGGACAAACTGTTCTCCACAGAAACAACAGATTCTGGCCTCATGGGGGGTATTCCCACTGCCACTTTatacttttgtctttttttaataattacccctcccctgctcttctctccatccttttAAGAGAGGAATTAAATCTCCAAGGATCTGGTGAAGGAAGAAGGggatgagaagaagaggggaacAGGCGAGAGGCTGTTTTTATATTCTTTAGGGGAGATGACGGTGGTGGGGGATGCGTGCCATGGTGCTTTTCTTCTGGACCGTATCAGCCTCAAgaaactggtctgggaacgtggacgggaaggaggagaggaaggatgattaaaagatgaagaggagaactCTCGTGGCTTCAGTGGACtctggagaaggaagaggagaggagagagagactgaggtGTCTGGAACGCACCCacaggagagaagaaggcaTCTTCCTTCGTGCTGGAAACTAGAGGTTAACTAAAGctgggggggagaggggggagaggaagggagggggaggagagagggaggaaaggaggggagggaggagagaaggaggagaggaagaggagggagagagggagggagggagagaaaggggagagagagaaaggggggagagaggagggagagaaggggggagggggggagctgCCTCCGTTCTTCTATGAGccaaaaccaaatgaaaaatgcaaaCGGATGATGTTTATGTTTCCTCTCTTGGAAAACTCTAATGTGAACTGAACCGGCGCGACGACAGGccccccatctcccccctctcccccctctccgtcTCCCCCCTCTCCGTCTCCGCCATCTCCGTCTCCCCATCTccgtctcccccctctccagctccccctctcccctctccgtctcccccctctccagctccccctctccgtctcccccctctctgtctcccccctctCCGTTTCCCCCATCTCCAGCTCcccctctccgtctctcccccccccgtctcccccctctCCGTCTCCCACCTCTCCGTCTCCCCCCTCTCCGTCTCCCCCCTCCGGCCCCCCCCATCCGCCCCCCTTCCGGCTCCGCTCCACAGTTGGCAGCTCTATGGATCAGCTTGGAACGCCAGTCAtccccctccagctctgcctaAACTCTGGAGAGAAATGAATGAACCAACGTCTGTTTGTCCCAGAGGACGAACCAAACTTCTGTCCTCGTCTTTCCAGTGCTgaggcagcgggggggggggggggggggctttattaCACATTTTATAAAACACATCACCATaacttgttgtttttcttttgagaAAGCGATGGTGCCATCCTTAACATATTAACTTATTGTTGAAGACTTGCATAGATTATATGATAAGAATATTATTTATCCACTTAGAATATATCCAGATAGATTTATTGATCTTGGCAGGCGCGTAGGTCGGGGTGTCATGTTGCAATTTCCATTATTTTTTCTAACGTGCCGACTGTcctccttcttttctccctgGTTTAAATCATTCCTCGTTTCTAGAACTGGTGTCACGGGTGGGTGGGAAGCGTCGGGCCTGTGAGCTGGTGGCGTAAGAAGCCCTGAAAGTGAGCAGCTGCCGGTCACTCCGCAGAGGAAAACTCGGCTTCCTTCCAGAGCAGCTGCTCAGTTTCAGCCGGCCGTTTCCAACAGGCATGTTTACATGATGTTTCTGGAATGATCAAGCTGTGTAACTGACCCGTAGTAGCTGTGTAGGGACCGTCTCGTTGTTCCCCCCCTGTCCTGAGACAGTGTTGGGCTCTTGGTTTGGGTtctgtttgctttctttcttcctgactGGATTTCAACGTGCATGCCTTGTGAGAGAAAAGAACAGTGGGAGAAAAAGATGGCGAAGAGTGTTGCACCTTCATGGCTGCAGACGAGTGGGAGGGTGGCCGACTGGAGGAGCGACAGGCCCTGGTGTCACACACGCTGGCATTGACACGCGCCTCGTTCAGCCCGGCGTGAGCCCGCAGAACCAGTGACACGCTTTAAACCAGAGTTCTGAAACCAGCCGGGGAGACACAAGCACATCTGTATCCGCTCACACTCGTCACCGCTCACCTTCACAGGGACCTAAATGCTGTCTGATGGGGTGGATGTACCCGCCTTATGTAGCTGAGCACTGCCACGGGATGGTTCCACCGTCCAACGCCCCCCCGCACGCCTGCATATATGGTCAACGTGTTAATAAGCTAGCTACAGTACATGTGGGTCCCTCTTggattggggaaaaaaagggaacaaaGCAAATCAATAGCACATATTTATATAGTCTAACCTGCCTTATTTGTAAAATAATCAGGAGTTTGCTGCTTTTTATTAGTCATATTCGCACAAAAGTTCTTCTAAAATTCATTTTTAGCTTCCAAAAAGTTTAACCATCCTTATTTTTTAAGCAAGTGGATACAGTTTCTACTGCATCCGGTTGGAAAGGACGGCCGTTTCAGGACATATCAACACtaaagtcatttatttatttatttatttatttatttatttatttatttgcatcgCTCCTGTGAAAACAGCTCGCCGATAGCATGTATTAGCCTCTAGCTGGAGTTCCGAGCATTCCGTGGAAATTCCGGGTTTCTCCGTTTGCTCATCCTAATCCCTGTCACCTTTCCAGGTGATTATCCCCAGATTTAGCCTCCTCCAGGGATCTTTGTGGCGCTCACGGGGATCCTTCCGTACGTTTGCGTGGCGTGCTAGCGTGCCTAATAATAGCGGTTGACTCATTGCTTCCCTCCGTCAAAGAGACCTTGTGCGTCTATAGGAGAGGCTTACGCTGGCCTGGAGCTTAGAGGCCAAGCCAATGTCCTGGACTATATGTGGCTCCTGCTGGGCAGGCGCTGCGTAGTCCAGCGTTGGTTAATCTCCACAGAGCACAGGTGagtgctggtgggggggctaTTTTAGTTCACCTGGGCAGAAACAAGCAAACCGGAGTTTCACATTTTGTCCGTGTGAGTCTGGTTTCAGTCCGGATAGATCACATGTAAACACGCCGCTGTTCTTTACGTTTATCTGGCGTGTCAGTGACTCCTCACTGGGGCCCCTGGCTCCTCCTCACTGGGGCCCCCGGCTCCTGCTAAATGGGGCTCCCGGCTCCTCCACACTGGGGCCCCCGGCTCCTCCACACTGGGGCTCCCGGTTCCTCCTCACTGGGGCCCCCGGCTCCTCCACACTGGGGCCCGCGGTTCCTCCACACTGGGGCCCCCGGCTCCTCCACACTGGGGCCCCCGGCTCCTCCACACTGGGGCCCCCCGGCTCCGCCTCACTAGGGCCCCGGCTCCGCCTCACTAGGGCCCCGGCTCCTCCAACAGTCCACCACTCCCACCAGTCTCTACTTTTCTCTTTGTCAATGTGAATTGAATTATGcaaccattttcttttcttttttttatttgcgtGTCTTTTAAACGTGTGGGTTGATTTTCTTGTCTGTTGCTCTTTCTGTGCAGTGACAtatcaaaaaaaagaaaatgtttttctaTGTAAAGAAACAAGATGCTGTTTTTCCCCGCTGTGTAAATCAAGGGTAGAATGTTTAAatataagaaaagaaaagatataTTTCCTCCCTTGCCAAAGGTGATATgcaaaatgtttcttttgaaaAGAGGTTTTTTAAGTGCATGCGTAATGGCAAGAATAAGCATGTTTCTATGTTTCCTTCCGCAGAATCTTTCAATGCTTTTTTAAAGTCAAAAATATGGAGCAAAACTATTCCAATATGTCTGGataccaagtgtgtgtgttatatccACGTGTACAGATGGAGCCCGGCAGACGTAGTGGTCTTAAAACCCTTTTTCTCGATGTCACCTCCCGTAAGATTTTGCAAGGCTTCTTCTAAAAAAGTGCAAATATTAATCTGAACACCTTTATAATCTCTTATTCTACCCTGTAAAACACAGGGTGCACGTGAACATGCGTATTAGACACCAAACGCGACAACATTCCAGGCTTTAGCCCGCAGCACAAGGCGTCATGACAACGACAGCCTCTTAATTAATCCTCGTTGGGGTGCGGTATAATCACAGCAGACTCAGGAAAGAAATCAATGCTGATCGTTAACGCCAATATTTTCTACTGAACTGCATCAAACAAACGCTCTCATGGGAATCATCTTTCAGATGTTCGGCACACTCATTGATCATCCACTTTAAATCCTAATTATTATCCTAATGCCGGTGCTACTCAGGTCGGGACTCAGGTCAAACGCGTTCCCTCGTCTTCGGTCGCGTCGTGTAGAAGGTCGGAATCGGAGCTCCTGACTGTTACTAACCAACGGGTGTTGGAGCCCCAGAGCAGGCGACAGACAGACCTTCGATTCACTTCTGTAGCCGGGCCCCAGGGCCCCCGGGCCCCGGGATGCTGGCAGAGCACCAAGGGCTCCTGATAACAAACTGAAAAGCCataggtgtaaaaaaaaaagacatttataaTGTAACTTGGTGCACTTCTTTGCGTGCAGGACTCAAGGTTAAACGCCTTTATATTTAGTAAATTAGGTGACTCTTTTGCACTCCACTATTTAAAATTAGCCATCTAATCAAAAGCTTTGTACTGCGTTTAGATAAAGGAAGGGACCGTTTTAaagctccagatgttctgctcCTTTTTAATCTATCTTACAACGATGTGCCCCATCCCTGCCCGACTGTCCTGCAGGCTGgactcagagaactggacctgaacCGTTCACTAATCTGCCACGGTAACACAATTCCACCCACTTTCCCCGCGTGGGTCACACTGGCAGGGTGGAATGTAAACCTCTGCAGCCCCAGCAGGGTGCAGGTGTTGGATTATGATCTGAGAGATCTTCAGTTTCTGATACCCACCTAGTTATACTCACCTTTATTAGTCTTTAACTCTGCAGGGAAAAGGAGAATTGGGAGTTTGAACCAGGCAAAAATGAGAGGTCACTGCAGTTCTTCCCATTTTCCCAGCCCCCTTTGTCAGCACCTCCTGGTCCGACACCTCGACGTTTGTCCGTTTAACTTTGTGAAAATCTTGCTGTGAAACTTGAACCGTCAGGAACAACGTGGAGCTTAGCCAATATTTGGCGTCCCGCCGCGATCCGTGGGATCAGAAAGGGAAGAGCCACTCTCACACCTTGTCTTTTCAAGCATTGCTGGTTCTTCGACACCTGTGTGACGACCCAAAAGCACGGACTGGAAGGAGAAACGTGTGTCTCACTTTGTAAGCTTCATCTACAGATCCGATTTCCACTTGCAGATTTTATGGGGTGCCTCGAGGCCCTTTGCTGAAGGTTCACTCTATATTTCTGACTGTACTGTATGTAAAGTATGAATAAAACCTTGAATGTTTCATCAAGCCTGAAGTGGCCTTGTGCCTGCGTATTTATGACCCAATTCCACGCCTCCCCGGCGCCACCAGCCTCTGCCCAGCACgcgggggtcatgtgacccagcaaCAAAGGCTAATGTAAATAAAAGTTCATATATATTTACTGTAGCAGCCTGGATAATAGCGCGCCGACAGCTGCACGCAGCACAGATGGCGGAGCAGCATTTCTGCTCCATAGGTGACGCTGAACCCTTTCAGCAGGAATAAATCCTTTAAATCacgagatggagatggaggccGTGCACAGGCGGGGAGTAGAACCCTCTCACGTGCACAGAAACAAGCACAATGCATGTAAGCCTacctgtgtgtgctgctgtgtgcatgtggctgtgtgcatgtgagcgtgtCCAACCCCCGCCCACCTTCCTCCGCGAGGTCACATGGTCGTTGGGCTGGACTGGGATTGAAAGCTTGTTGCCACGGCGATAAGCCAGCCGGTAATATCTCTAAGCACAGCCAGGATTAATCTGCCGACAGATGGCTGGCTGCTCGGCATCACTTCCTCGTGCACACGCGTACGTGCGCGCACACAGGGTGGTAGCCTGAACATCCTCCTCATCGCGCCAGCATCCCTCACTCTGAATCTCCTCTGAACACCATTAACTCGCTGCCTTATGCCAACCCCATAATACTCCCCATCCTCTCCGCGACCATCTTCGGCACCACTTTTCTTTACTGGCATATCAATTACCACCACCACGGTCATCAGCGTCCCAGGGATCGATACCCGGGGCTGCGGCGTGCCTCTGCATACAGCCCCCTCATTTATCACCTCGGCCTTGTGATAATAGACCCACTTCATGGTTCAGGGGTCTGCACCTCGGCCCCGGAACAAAGCGGGTCTTCATCATCCTGTTGACAACAGGGCGGCACCTCACGTGGAAGTGAACTTC encodes:
- the LOC130534571 gene encoding gap junction delta-2 protein, which produces MGEWTILERLLEAAVQQHSTMIGRILLTVVVIFRILIVAIVGETVYEDEQTMFICNTLQPGCNQACYDKAFPISHIRYWVFQIILVCTPSLCFITYSVHQSAKQKDRRYSFLYPIMERDYGGRDGTRKLRNINGILVQHGGDGGGGKEEPDCLEVKEIPNAPRGLTHGKSSKVRRQEGISRFYVIQVVFRNALEIGFLAGQYFLYGFSVPGIFECDRYPCLKEVECYVSRPTEKTVFLVFMFAVSGICVVLNLAELNHLGWRKIKAAIRGVQARRKSICEIRKKDMAHLSQPPNLGRTQSSESAYV